In one Burkholderiales bacterium GJ-E10 genomic region, the following are encoded:
- a CDS encoding flagellar assembly protein FliH → MPSTNRHLRPSAPAQATTPWELHPLSDGVSLATAKRLTPRNGLHAAQERQSGYEEGRAQGYADAAAEVRRAAQQARAADLQRLEAILVRMQSRFDELTAQGADALLDLAIEIAAQVLRREVRTQRDAILPVVREALALVTESHGHPTVRLSPADIAFVRDALSEDGHLRGARFVEDPTVEPGGCRVDTSQVEIDATIGTRWRRTLEALGCEPDGNAALRDPHDPKEAP, encoded by the coding sequence ATGCCCAGCACCAATCGCCACCTCCGTCCATCCGCACCGGCGCAAGCCACGACGCCATGGGAACTGCATCCGCTGTCCGACGGCGTCAGCCTCGCGACCGCGAAGCGGCTCACGCCGCGCAACGGCCTGCATGCGGCGCAGGAACGGCAAAGCGGCTACGAAGAGGGGCGCGCCCAAGGCTATGCCGACGCCGCCGCGGAGGTCCGGCGCGCCGCCCAGCAGGCTCGGGCCGCCGATCTTCAGCGCCTGGAAGCGATCCTGGTGCGGATGCAATCGCGCTTCGACGAACTGACCGCGCAGGGCGCCGATGCGCTGCTCGACCTCGCGATCGAAATCGCAGCCCAGGTGCTGCGCCGCGAGGTCCGCACCCAGCGCGACGCGATCCTCCCGGTCGTGCGCGAGGCGCTCGCCCTCGTGACCGAATCGCACGGCCATCCCACCGTGCGCTTGTCTCCGGCGGACATCGCCTTCGTGCGCGACGCGCTCTCCGAGGATGGTCACCTCCGCGGCGCCCGCTTCGTCGAAGATCCGACCGTCGAACCGGGAGGCTGCCGGGTCGATACATCGCAGGTGGAGATCGATGCCACGATCGGCACGCGCTGGCGGCGCACGCTGGAAGCCCTCGGATGCGAGCCGGACGGCAACGCGGCGCTCCGGGATCCGCATGACCCGAAGGAGGCGCCGTGA
- a CDS encoding flagellum-specific ATP synthase FliI, with protein sequence MNAIAEPSRSLVQFLEECRGIAHHAEPLAQRGRLTRSAGLVLEAIGLKLPVGARAVIVQDDGAQLDAEVVGFAGERLFLMPTVEPQGIRPGAMVIAQDPEALRPRYGQRNHPWRRAEDRTRRLPMGAALLGRVLDPNGVPLDTDGPLAPRPGADLESRTLLSRPINAMRRDPVRTPLDVGVRAINALLTVGRGQRIGLFAGSGVGKSVLLGMMARYTAADVIVVGLIGERGREVKEFIDEILGPEGLARAVVVVAPADTTPLVRMQGASYATAIAEYFRDRGRNVLLLMDSLTRYAMAAREIALAIGEPPATKGYPPSVFARLPQLVERAGNAGPGEGSITGFYTVLTEGDDLQDPIADSARAILDGHIVLSRKLAESGHFPAIDIEASVSRVMTSVSTPQQIDAARRFRNAYSRYQRNRDLLAVGAYVPGADPALDAAIEAHPQMEGFLRQAMEERAPLHDAQAALAGLVQGIPNFSS encoded by the coding sequence GTGAACGCGATCGCCGAGCCCTCGCGCAGCCTGGTGCAATTCCTCGAAGAGTGCCGCGGCATCGCGCACCATGCGGAGCCGCTGGCGCAACGCGGAAGGCTGACCCGGTCCGCGGGACTGGTTCTGGAGGCGATCGGACTGAAGCTGCCCGTCGGGGCGCGAGCCGTGATCGTCCAGGACGACGGCGCGCAGCTCGATGCCGAGGTCGTCGGATTCGCGGGCGAACGCCTGTTCCTGATGCCAACCGTCGAGCCGCAAGGCATCCGACCGGGCGCGATGGTGATCGCCCAGGATCCCGAGGCGCTGCGGCCGCGATACGGCCAGCGCAACCATCCGTGGCGCCGCGCGGAAGACCGGACGCGCCGCCTGCCGATGGGTGCCGCCTTGCTTGGCCGGGTGCTCGACCCGAACGGCGTGCCCCTCGACACCGACGGTCCGCTGGCACCTCGTCCCGGTGCCGACCTCGAATCGCGGACCTTGCTGAGCCGACCCATCAACGCCATGCGCCGCGATCCGGTCCGGACGCCGCTCGACGTCGGAGTGCGCGCGATCAATGCGCTGCTGACGGTGGGCCGGGGACAACGGATCGGCCTGTTCGCCGGTTCCGGGGTCGGGAAGAGCGTTCTGCTCGGGATGATGGCGCGATACACCGCTGCCGACGTGATCGTCGTCGGGCTGATCGGCGAACGCGGCCGGGAAGTCAAGGAGTTCATCGACGAGATCCTGGGGCCGGAGGGCCTGGCGCGCGCCGTGGTGGTGGTGGCGCCGGCCGACACGACACCGCTCGTGCGGATGCAGGGCGCCTCGTACGCGACGGCGATCGCCGAGTACTTCCGCGACCGCGGGCGCAACGTCCTGCTGCTCATGGACTCGCTCACCCGCTACGCAATGGCGGCCCGGGAGATCGCGCTGGCCATCGGGGAGCCGCCCGCGACCAAGGGCTACCCGCCGTCGGTGTTCGCCAGACTGCCGCAACTCGTCGAGCGGGCCGGCAATGCCGGTCCCGGCGAAGGGTCGATCACCGGGTTCTATACCGTGCTCACCGAGGGCGACGACCTCCAGGACCCGATTGCCGACTCCGCGCGCGCCATCCTCGACGGCCACATCGTGCTGTCGCGCAAGCTGGCCGAATCCGGGCATTTCCCCGCGATCGACATCGAAGCCTCGGTGTCCCGCGTCATGACCTCGGTCAGCACGCCGCAGCAGATCGACGCCGCGCGGCGCTTCCGCAACGCGTATTCCCGATACCAGCGCAACCGCGACCTGCTGGCTGTCGGCGCCTATGTGCCCGGAGCGGACCCGGCGCTCGACGCGGCGATCGAAGCCCATCCGCAGATGGAAGGCTTTCTTCGCCAGGCGATGGAGGAACGCGCGCCCCTCCATGATGCGCAAGCCGCGCTGGCAGGCCTCGTACAAGGAATCCCGAACTTCTCGTCATGA
- a CDS encoding flagellar biosynthesis chaperone, translated as MNPATATILLELARKRLQAAQARHANLLRTLEQARAHGEMLRRYAAEYDGRALPRAGDARDPSAERNQRAFLGRLQLAVASQEQELEAREHAVRHASEDVVQCERKLSILETLMTRRAETERLRNNRREQNHMDELAQRAFERRLAASGGYPASAIGEP; from the coding sequence ATGAACCCAGCCACCGCCACCATCCTTCTCGAACTGGCGCGGAAGCGCCTCCAGGCCGCGCAGGCACGCCATGCCAACCTGCTGCGAACCCTTGAGCAGGCACGCGCGCACGGCGAAATGCTGCGCCGCTACGCGGCCGAATACGATGGCCGTGCGCTCCCGCGCGCGGGCGACGCGCGCGATCCGAGCGCCGAACGCAATCAACGGGCCTTTCTCGGACGGTTGCAGCTCGCCGTCGCGTCCCAGGAGCAGGAACTCGAGGCCCGCGAACACGCTGTCCGGCACGCGTCCGAGGACGTCGTGCAATGCGAACGGAAGCTGAGCATTCTCGAAACCCTGATGACGCGGCGCGCGGAAACGGAGCGGCTGCGCAACAACCGCCGCGAACAAAACCATATGGACGAACTGGCACAGCGCGCCTTCGAGCGCCGTCTTGCCGCTTCCGGGGGCTACCCCGCATCTGCGATCGGAGAACCATGA
- a CDS encoding flagellar hook-length control protein (Precursor) — protein sequence MSPEAQATLVRTRATHGIDARGGGLLTTGGKGGNRSTASAVNGGGNGGANGATAAGTNDSNRGAAAANAGPQTSFGTTLAAAGSAGPQSANGGTAGSGTAAGALTGLGSTGATSPMASLAAGMAPASGLVGPPVAAHVAAPVGTPGFAQDFASRVVLLAQNGTHSAQLSLHPVDLGPVSVSIQMNGQAATLALAAHHEATRDAMQQALPRLQEMFQQNGLQLADAHIGNGSAYNPLPQQRPGSGGRGRGGGSGTGGSITAPAALAATGGRASTSSLRLVDTFA from the coding sequence ATGTCGCCCGAAGCGCAGGCAACCCTGGTACGCACCCGGGCAACCCATGGCATCGACGCGCGCGGCGGCGGCCTGCTCACGACCGGCGGCAAGGGCGGCAACCGATCCACGGCCAGCGCCGTGAACGGCGGGGGAAACGGCGGCGCCAATGGCGCAACGGCCGCCGGGACGAACGATTCGAACCGCGGTGCGGCGGCGGCCAATGCCGGCCCCCAAACCTCGTTCGGCACCACTCTGGCGGCTGCCGGCTCCGCCGGCCCGCAGTCGGCCAACGGCGGGACCGCGGGAAGCGGCACCGCCGCGGGAGCGCTGACCGGTTTGGGCTCCACCGGAGCCACATCGCCCATGGCCTCGCTGGCCGCAGGCATGGCGCCCGCCTCGGGCCTGGTCGGACCTCCGGTGGCGGCGCACGTCGCCGCTCCGGTCGGCACGCCCGGGTTCGCGCAGGATTTCGCCAGCCGCGTCGTGCTGCTCGCCCAGAACGGCACGCACAGCGCGCAGCTGTCCCTCCACCCCGTCGACCTCGGGCCGGTAAGCGTCTCGATCCAGATGAACGGTCAGGCCGCGACGCTGGCGCTCGCCGCCCACCACGAAGCGACGCGGGACGCCATGCAGCAGGCGCTGCCCCGCCTGCAGGAGATGTTCCAGCAGAACGGCCTGCAACTTGCCGATGCCCATATCGGCAACGGGTCGGCGTACAACCCCCTGCCGCAGCAACGACCCGGCTCGGGCGGCCGCGGTCGCGGCGGCGGTTCCGGAACCGGAGGCTCCATCACCGCTCCGGCCGCGCTCGCGGCGACCGGCGGCCGTGCTAGCACAAGCAGCCTGCGCCTCGTCGACACTTTTGCGTGA
- a CDS encoding flagellar basal body-associated protein FliL: MAETKQAAEGGKKKSKLPILIAIVVLLLAAGGGAAYYFLVVKKPETPAQAAKEAAEKKKDEKPTFVEFENFTVNLVDPDKYLQIKLTFQTRSVDAGEYLKDYIPVVRNAVIPVLSSQTEANLMTDAGKTKLEQTLVNAVNKALAGGKIDDPVSGVLIVHMIIQ; encoded by the coding sequence ATGGCGGAAACCAAGCAAGCAGCGGAAGGCGGGAAGAAAAAGTCGAAACTGCCGATACTCATCGCCATCGTGGTGCTGCTGCTCGCGGCCGGGGGCGGCGCGGCGTACTACTTCCTCGTCGTGAAAAAGCCCGAGACGCCGGCCCAGGCGGCGAAGGAAGCGGCGGAAAAGAAGAAGGACGAAAAGCCGACCTTCGTCGAATTCGAGAACTTCACCGTCAACCTGGTGGATCCCGACAAGTATCTCCAGATCAAGCTCACCTTCCAGACCAGGTCCGTCGATGCCGGCGAGTATCTGAAGGATTACATCCCGGTCGTACGCAACGCCGTGATTCCGGTGCTGAGCTCGCAGACCGAGGCGAACCTGATGACCGACGCCGGCAAGACAAAGCTCGAACAGACGCTCGTCAACGCCGTCAACAAGGCGCTCGCCGGCGGCAAGATCGACGACCCGGTCAGCGGCGTACTCATCGTCCACATGATCATCCAGTGA
- a CDS encoding flagellar motor switch protein FliM, with protein sequence MSDQFLSQDEVDALLEGVTGESQKVEKDAAPEGIRNYDLSSQERIVRGRMPTMEIVNERFARNLRVALFNFMRRSPEISVGPVRVIKYSVFLRDIVVPTNINVITLSPLRGQGLVILDPSLVFCAVDTLFGGSGKQHFRIEGRDFSPTEQRIIQRLLDVTLAEYTKAWGTLFQFQFHHQRSEMHTQFANIASPSEIVVAITFNVEFGDSGGEIHICFPYSTLEPIRDVLYSSIQADGAEPNRRWVQQLTQQVQSADVELVAELATAKLTVGELMHLKVGDFIPLSIREIIPVKVDGVPILECRFGATNGHVAVRAERLLRYSHPNENLALQEIEP encoded by the coding sequence ATGTCCGACCAGTTTCTTTCCCAGGATGAAGTAGACGCCCTGCTCGAGGGCGTCACGGGAGAATCGCAGAAGGTCGAAAAGGATGCCGCGCCAGAAGGCATCCGCAACTACGACCTGTCGAGCCAGGAGCGCATCGTCCGCGGGCGGATGCCGACGATGGAGATCGTCAACGAGCGCTTCGCCCGCAACCTGCGCGTCGCCTTGTTCAATTTCATGCGGCGGAGTCCGGAGATCTCGGTCGGCCCGGTCCGCGTGATCAAATATTCGGTGTTCCTGCGCGACATCGTCGTGCCGACGAACATCAATGTGATCACGCTCTCGCCGCTGCGCGGACAGGGTCTGGTGATCCTCGATCCGAGCCTGGTGTTCTGCGCGGTCGACACGCTGTTCGGCGGCAGCGGCAAGCAGCACTTCCGCATCGAGGGCCGGGACTTTTCGCCGACCGAGCAGCGCATCATCCAGCGGCTGCTCGACGTCACGCTCGCGGAATACACCAAGGCATGGGGAACGCTGTTCCAGTTCCAGTTTCACCACCAGCGTTCCGAAATGCACACGCAGTTCGCGAACATCGCATCGCCCTCCGAGATCGTGGTCGCGATCACCTTCAACGTCGAATTCGGCGACAGCGGGGGCGAAATCCACATCTGTTTCCCCTACTCGACGCTCGAGCCGATCCGCGACGTGCTGTATTCGTCGATCCAGGCCGACGGCGCCGAACCGAACCGCCGCTGGGTGCAGCAACTCACCCAGCAGGTGCAGTCCGCCGACGTCGAACTGGTCGCCGAACTGGCCACCGCCAAACTGACGGTTGGAGAGCTGATGCACCTGAAAGTCGGGGATTTCATTCCGCTATCGATCCGCGAAATCATCCCGGTGAAAGTCGATGGCGTGCCGATTCTCGAATGCCGCTTCGGCGCCACCAACGGGCACGTCGCGGTACGCGCGGAGCGCCTGTTGCGGTACTCGCATCCCAACGAAAACCTGGCACTCCAGGAGATTGAACCATGA
- a CDS encoding flagellar motor switch protein FliN has translation MNETGKPNADDDWAAALAEQAAASSGSGNVMPSAEVEGLAQPANIFPNLAPGDGAEGTQGLDFILDIPVQLTVELGRTRIPIKHILQLAQGSVIELDALAGEPMDVLVNGCLIAQGEVVVVNEKFGIRLTDIVTPSERMRRINK, from the coding sequence ATGAACGAGACCGGCAAACCCAACGCCGACGATGATTGGGCTGCGGCGCTCGCCGAGCAGGCCGCGGCGTCCTCCGGAAGCGGAAACGTCATGCCATCGGCCGAGGTCGAGGGTCTGGCCCAGCCCGCCAACATCTTTCCGAACCTCGCTCCCGGCGACGGCGCGGAAGGCACACAGGGCCTCGATTTCATCCTCGACATCCCCGTCCAGTTGACGGTGGAGCTGGGGCGCACGCGCATCCCGATCAAGCACATCCTGCAACTGGCGCAGGGATCGGTGATCGAACTCGACGCGCTGGCGGGCGAGCCGATGGACGTGCTCGTCAACGGATGCCTGATCGCGCAGGGCGAGGTGGTGGTCGTCAACGAGAAGTTCGGCATCCGGCTCACGGACATCGTCACGCCGAGCGAACGCATGCGCAGAATCAACAAGTAG
- a CDS encoding putative flagellar protein FliO, translating to MNHATSMPSFLPMFTSLLIVLGLFAAAVWGLRRMGIAPRAGTGPMRLVSQLALGPRERVVIVEVGERWVLLGVGASGITRLGTVAKGEFPTSPQQGPAFGALLERLRGGTR from the coding sequence ATGAATCACGCAACCAGCATGCCGTCGTTTCTCCCGATGTTCACGTCCCTGTTGATCGTGCTGGGCCTGTTCGCGGCCGCCGTCTGGGGGCTGCGTCGCATGGGAATCGCCCCCCGCGCCGGAACCGGGCCGATGCGGCTGGTCTCGCAGCTCGCCCTCGGTCCGCGCGAGCGGGTCGTCATCGTGGAAGTCGGCGAGCGCTGGGTACTGCTCGGGGTCGGAGCGAGCGGCATCACCCGGCTCGGCACGGTGGCGAAGGGGGAGTTTCCGACATCGCCCCAACAGGGACCCGCCTTCGGGGCCCTGCTCGAACGCCTGCGCGGCGGCACGCGATGA
- a CDS encoding flagellar biosynthesis protein FliP — protein MSRSRLLPATLGAVLAAAAHPALAQVTPIAITAAHAGGGTTYSVPVQTLIFLTALGFLPALLLLTTAFTRIVIVLSLLRMALGTQTAPPNQVLIGLALFLTFFVMGPTFDRVYDTAYVPFREQKMSFEQAAQAAALPMKDFMIKHTRADDLALFVRMARLDKEAAAAKNLTDLPIRVVIPAFATSELKTAFQIGFMIFIPFLVIDMVVSSVLMSMGMMMLSPVLVSTPIKLMLFVLANGWDLLIGSLVASFGN, from the coding sequence ATGAGCCGATCCCGTCTCCTGCCGGCCACCTTGGGCGCCGTCCTCGCGGCGGCGGCGCATCCGGCACTGGCCCAGGTCACGCCGATCGCCATCACGGCCGCCCACGCGGGCGGCGGCACGACCTACTCCGTTCCGGTACAGACCCTGATCTTCCTGACCGCGCTGGGCTTTCTGCCCGCGCTCCTGCTGCTCACGACGGCGTTCACGCGGATCGTGATCGTCCTCTCGCTGCTGCGCATGGCGCTGGGCACGCAGACGGCGCCGCCGAACCAAGTCCTCATCGGCCTTGCACTCTTCCTCACCTTCTTCGTCATGGGGCCCACCTTCGACCGGGTCTACGACACCGCCTATGTCCCATTCCGCGAACAGAAGATGTCGTTCGAGCAGGCGGCGCAGGCGGCGGCGCTGCCGATGAAGGATTTCATGATCAAGCACACCCGCGCGGACGATCTGGCGCTCTTCGTGCGCATGGCGCGCCTGGACAAGGAGGCCGCCGCCGCGAAAAACCTCACCGACCTGCCGATCCGCGTGGTGATCCCGGCGTTCGCGACGAGTGAACTGAAGACCGCCTTCCAGATCGGATTCATGATCTTCATTCCGTTCCTCGTGATCGACATGGTCGTGTCGAGCGTGCTCATGTCGATGGGGATGATGATGCTCTCGCCGGTGCTCGTATCGACGCCGATCAAGCTGATGCTGTTCGTGCTCGCCAACGGGTGGGATCTGCTCATCGGCTCGCTCGTGGCGAGCTTTGGAAACTGA
- a CDS encoding flagellar biosynthetic protein FliQ, protein MDAQGVISIAQQALYATVLLSAPMLLTSLVVGLVVSILQAATQINEMTLTFIPKLLAIIAAIVIAGPWMVTYFVDFVRRLYEGIPAAIG, encoded by the coding sequence ATGGATGCACAAGGAGTGATCTCGATCGCCCAGCAGGCGCTCTACGCGACGGTGCTGCTCTCGGCGCCGATGCTGCTCACCTCGCTCGTCGTCGGCCTCGTGGTGTCGATCCTGCAGGCGGCAACCCAGATCAACGAAATGACGCTGACCTTCATCCCGAAGCTGCTGGCGATCATCGCGGCGATCGTGATCGCCGGGCCCTGGATGGTCACCTACTTCGTCGACTTCGTGCGGCGGCTCTACGAAGGAATTCCCGCCGCGATCGGGTGA
- a CDS encoding flagellar biosynthetic protein fliR, with the protein MPAITVSETQLAAWTGAFFWPLVRILALLGTAPAFSHQAIPVRAKVAFGVAIALVIAPTVQSPPLGSALDGVFFEILVRNILVGATLGFAVRALFSGVEFAGEVIGLEIGMSFGGFYNPEMPETDTPVTNLVSLLVLLLFLTMNGHLMLLAALRRSFDVFPVAGGGSHQIAFDVLAGLGKQVFSIALSVSLPILATMFLINLILGIMARVSPQLNLFAVGFPITLSGGLLLLAVFLPYLEEPIRRALEQALAIWPQG; encoded by the coding sequence ATGCCCGCGATCACCGTTTCCGAGACGCAGCTTGCCGCCTGGACGGGCGCCTTCTTCTGGCCTCTGGTTCGCATCCTCGCGCTCCTCGGCACCGCGCCGGCGTTCTCCCACCAGGCGATTCCGGTTCGCGCCAAGGTCGCGTTCGGCGTCGCCATCGCGCTCGTGATCGCTCCGACCGTCCAGTCGCCCCCGCTCGGCAGCGCCCTCGACGGAGTGTTCTTCGAGATCCTGGTACGCAACATCCTGGTCGGCGCGACGCTCGGCTTCGCGGTCCGCGCGCTTTTTTCGGGCGTCGAGTTCGCGGGGGAGGTCATCGGCCTCGAAATCGGCATGTCCTTCGGCGGCTTCTACAACCCGGAGATGCCCGAAACCGACACCCCGGTGACGAACCTCGTCTCGCTGCTCGTCCTGCTGCTGTTCCTCACGATGAACGGCCACCTCATGCTCCTGGCTGCGCTGCGCCGCAGTTTCGACGTATTTCCGGTTGCCGGCGGCGGCAGCCACCAGATCGCCTTCGACGTCCTCGCCGGACTGGGAAAACAGGTATTCTCGATCGCACTGTCGGTTTCCTTGCCGATCCTGGCGACGATGTTCCTCATCAACCTCATCCTGGGCATCATGGCGCGCGTGTCGCCGCAACTCAACCTGTTCGCGGTCGGATTCCCGATCACCTTGAGCGGCGGTCTCCTCCTGCTGGCGGTCTTCCTGCCCTACCTGGAGGAGCCGATCCGCAGGGCGCTCGAGCAGGCGCTTGCGATCTGGCCCCAGGGGTGA
- a CDS encoding short chain dehydrogenase family protein 62, which produces MQIVVTGASSPLGQSLLRGLAAKGSLSEADGPVPIRRILAVDRAQGPALFLDDRIEYVRGAFEQPRFLARMMGTATDAIFHLAALDPGPEEGEDPAVDLESDLTRTWDGTRALLDACRFQTVQPKVVIASTVEAAGQGGCEAARSRAGALAAMCELLIAEGARRRIVQSRCVRLATLADESALAEAVADLISVYETMR; this is translated from the coding sequence ATGCAGATCGTCGTGACCGGTGCGAGCAGCCCCTTGGGCCAATCCCTGTTGCGCGGCCTCGCCGCCAAAGGCTCGCTGTCGGAGGCCGACGGCCCGGTTCCCATCCGCCGCATCCTGGCCGTCGATCGCGCACAGGGGCCGGCGCTGTTTCTCGACGACCGGATCGAATACGTGCGCGGCGCCTTCGAACAACCGCGGTTCCTGGCCCGCATGATGGGCACGGCGACGGATGCCATCTTCCATCTCGCGGCCCTCGATCCCGGGCCGGAGGAGGGAGAGGATCCGGCGGTCGATCTGGAGTCCGATCTCACGCGGACCTGGGACGGAACGCGAGCCCTGCTCGATGCCTGCCGCTTTCAGACCGTGCAGCCGAAAGTCGTCATCGCGAGCACGGTCGAGGCGGCTGGGCAGGGTGGGTGCGAGGCGGCGCGATCCCGGGCCGGCGCTCTGGCGGCGATGTGCGAGCTGCTGATCGCGGAAGGTGCGCGCCGCCGCATCGTGCAGTCGCGCTGCGTGCGCCTGGCGACGCTCGCCGACGAATCGGCGCTCGCGGAAGCCGTTGCCGACCTGATCAGCGTGTACGAAACGATGCGTTGA
- a CDS encoding family 2 glycosyl transferase, producing MSIAISVVIPVYNEAENVRELVDRVGAALVPTGRSFELVIVDDGSKDGTRTILQSLAAEREWLHPLALIRNYGQSTALQAGFDHARGEFIVTLDGDLQNDPVEIPRLVEMLERDPDIDVVSGWRKDRQDRTVSRKIPSMIANRLISAVTGVHLHDNGCALKAYRRPIIENLRLYGEMHRFIAALAVEAGARLVEVPVLHHPRTRGQSKYGIDRVFRVLLDLLWVKFSMRFLHRPLHAFGAVGFVFMGVGGIALAYLAVLKLGFDQNIGGRPLLILGALLTLIGVQLLAAGVLGELLTRVYHEPQGRRQYVLRR from the coding sequence GTGAGTATCGCAATATCGGTGGTGATCCCGGTCTACAACGAGGCCGAAAACGTGCGCGAACTCGTGGACCGCGTCGGCGCGGCGCTTGTCCCGACCGGGCGGTCTTTCGAGCTCGTGATCGTCGACGACGGCTCGAAGGACGGAACGCGGACCATCCTGCAGTCGCTTGCCGCGGAGCGCGAGTGGCTGCATCCGCTCGCACTCATCCGCAATTACGGCCAGTCGACGGCCCTGCAGGCGGGGTTCGACCATGCCCGCGGCGAGTTCATCGTGACGCTCGACGGCGATCTGCAGAACGACCCGGTCGAGATCCCGCGGCTGGTGGAAATGCTCGAGCGCGATCCGGACATCGACGTGGTGTCGGGATGGCGCAAGGACCGGCAGGACCGGACGGTATCGCGCAAGATCCCGTCGATGATCGCCAACCGGCTGATCTCGGCGGTGACGGGCGTGCATCTGCACGACAACGGCTGTGCGCTCAAGGCCTACCGGCGCCCGATCATCGAGAACCTGCGGCTCTATGGCGAGATGCACCGATTCATCGCGGCGCTGGCGGTGGAGGCCGGGGCGCGTCTGGTCGAGGTGCCGGTGCTGCACCATCCCCGCACCCGCGGGCAGTCCAAGTACGGCATCGACCGGGTGTTCCGCGTTTTGCTCGATCTGTTGTGGGTCAAGTTTTCCATGCGCTTCCTGCACCGGCCGCTGCATGCGTTCGGGGCGGTGGGGTTCGTCTTCATGGGGGTGGGCGGCATCGCCCTGGCATACCTGGCGGTGCTCAAGCTGGGATTCGACCAGAACATCGGCGGCCGGCCGCTGCTGATCCTGGGCGCCCTGCTGACGCTGATCGGCGTCCAGTTGCTGGCCGCAGGGGTCCTGGGCGAACTCCTGACGCGGGTCTATCACGAGCCGCAGGGGCGCCGGCAATACGTGCTGCGGCGATGA
- a CDS encoding nucleotide sugar dehydrogenase, with product MRLTMIGTGYVGLVTGACLADVGNSVLCIDVDQSKVARLNAGEIPIHEPGLDVVVARNRAAGRLTFSCDYDEAVRGCDLFFIAVGTPTDEDGSADVRHVENAARELGRRLAPVPGRKVLVVVKSTVPVGTHRLVSNAICEELAHRGVDIAFTVASNPEFLKEGAAVPDFMHPDRIVIGTEDADAIATLTALYAPFNRNHDRLIVLDPHSSEMAKYAANAMLATRISFMNELARLAEKLGADIEKVRHAIGADPRIGPSFLYAGAGYGGSCFPKDVRALLAMARENVVSARLLSAVHEVNEEQKHVLGTKLRAALGGDLRGKVIAVWGLAFKPNTDDVREASSLVFIRDAIAAGATIRAYDPQAQSTARAALAEEARRIVFCDSASAACDGADALAVITEWLEFRSPDFAQLAAQLKAGVLADGRNLYDPRAVAAAGLQYIGIGRSEM from the coding sequence ATGCGACTGACAATGATCGGAACGGGATACGTCGGCCTGGTGACGGGGGCGTGCCTGGCCGATGTCGGCAACTCGGTGCTCTGCATCGACGTCGACCAGAGCAAGGTCGCCCGGCTCAACGCCGGGGAGATCCCCATCCACGAACCCGGGCTGGACGTCGTCGTCGCCCGCAACCGTGCCGCCGGACGGCTCACGTTCTCGTGCGATTACGACGAGGCGGTGCGCGGTTGCGACCTCTTTTTCATCGCCGTCGGCACCCCCACCGATGAAGACGGCTCGGCCGACGTGCGCCACGTCGAAAACGCCGCGCGCGAACTGGGACGCCGGCTCGCCCCGGTTCCGGGCCGGAAGGTACTGGTGGTCGTCAAATCCACGGTCCCGGTCGGCACGCACCGCCTGGTGTCGAACGCGATCTGCGAGGAGCTGGCGCACCGCGGCGTGGACATCGCCTTCACGGTTGCATCCAACCCCGAGTTCCTGAAGGAGGGGGCGGCGGTGCCCGATTTCATGCACCCGGACCGCATCGTCATCGGCACCGAAGACGCCGATGCGATCGCCACGCTCACCGCGCTCTATGCGCCCTTCAACCGCAACCACGACCGGCTGATCGTGCTGGATCCGCACTCGTCGGAGATGGCCAAATATGCCGCCAACGCGATGCTGGCCACGCGCATCTCGTTCATGAACGAGCTGGCCCGGCTGGCGGAAAAACTCGGCGCCGACATCGAAAAGGTCCGCCACGCCATCGGCGCAGATCCGCGCATCGGGCCGAGCTTTCTCTATGCCGGCGCAGGCTACGGCGGCTCCTGTTTCCCCAAGGACGTGCGGGCGCTGCTGGCGATGGCGCGGGAGAACGTCGTCTCGGCACGCCTGCTGTCGGCGGTGCATGAGGTCAACGAGGAGCAGAAGCATGTGCTCGGCACGAAGCTGCGCGCTGCGCTGGGCGGAGACCTGCGCGGCAAGGTGATCGCCGTCTGGGGGCTGGCATTCAAGCCGAACACCGACGACGTGCGCGAGGCGTCGAGCCTGGTGTTCATCCGCGACGCGATCGCGGCAGGCGCGACGATCCGCGCCTACGACCCGCAGGCGCAGTCCACGGCACGCGCCGCACTGGCCGAAGAGGCGCGCCGGATCGTCTTCTGCGACAGCGCCTCGGCGGCCTGCGACGGCGCCGACGCGCTCGCCGTGATCACCGAATGGCTGGAGTTCCGCAGCCCGGATTTCGCGCAGCTCGCGGCGCAACTGAAAGCGGGTGTGCTTGCCGACGGCCGCAACCTCTACGATCCGCGCGCCGTCGCCGCGGCGGGGTTGCAATACATCGGCATCGGGCGGAGCGAAATGTGA